A region of Cucumis melo cultivar AY chromosome 2, USDA_Cmelo_AY_1.0, whole genome shotgun sequence DNA encodes the following proteins:
- the LOC103494087 gene encoding plant cysteine oxidase 3 — protein MFSKTRKATDKMRLFLQNKVDCSVFLRFLSMSHKKSSKIQAIYDLCKKSLTPANSPLSSQTIKNLCTLLEPLFFRECSLNILRDGLLFFSHGFGLILFPLHQFQSSFNCLEWSMLYAPFTDTVGAGDVGLKEENVDDDRGHGLFGLSQLNRIARWAQPITYIDICECENFTICIFCFPTSSVIPLHDHPGMTVFSKVLYGSLHVKAYDWVEPPFIQESKGSPYFSARLAKLAVDKVLTASSATSVLYPKAGGNIHCFTAVSPCAVLDVLSPPYNEDKGRRCTYYHDYPYSTISSDTKLYLNDEEVEDHAWLAKIETPDDLYMRPGMYVGPTIQI, from the exons ATGTTCTCAAAAACCCGAAAAGCGACGGATAAGATGAGGTTATTTTTGCAAAACAAGGTCGATTGCTCAGTGTTTCTTCGGTTCTTGAGCATGAGCCACAAGAAGAGCTCCAAAATTCAGGCTATCTACGACCTTTGTAAGAAGAGTTTAACTCCCGCCAACTCTCCACTTTCTTCTCAAACTATCAAGAATCTATGTACCCTTTTGG AACCTTTGTTCTTCAGAGAGTGTTCTCTCAACATCTTAAGGGATGGACTTCTCTTTTTTAGCCATGGATTTGGCCTAATACTTTTTCCGCTGCATCAATTTCAATCATCCTTCAATTGTTTGGAGTGGAGTATG TTGTATGCTCCATTCACAGACACGGTTGGCGCGGGGGATGTTGGGCTTAAAGAAGAGAATGTTGATGACGACCGAGGGCATGGGCTTTTTGGACTGAGCCAATTGAATAGGATAGCTCGATGGGCTCAACCAATTACATATATTGACATATGTGAATGTGAAAATTTTACT ATATGTATATTCTGCTTTCCAACTTCTTCCGTCATTCCGCTTCACGACCATCCTGGGATGACTGTGTTCAGCAAAGTTCTCTATGGTTCTCTTCATGTCAAAGCCTATGACTGGGTTGAACCTCCCTTCATTCAGGAAAGCAAGGGCTCCCCATATTTTTCAG CAAGGTTGGCTAAGTTAGCAGTTGATAAAGTTCTAACTGCATCAAGTGCAACGTCAGTTTTGTACCCAAAGGCTGGAGGTAATATACATTGTTTCACTGCGGTTTCGCCTTGTGCTGTGCTTGATGTTCTTTCACCTCCTTATAACGAGGATAAAGGAAGAAGATGTACATACTACCACGACTACCCTTATTCAACTATTT CTTCAGATACCAAACTCTATCTAAACGATGAAGAAGTAGAAGATCATGCCTGGCTTGCAAAAATCGAGACCCCTGATGATCTATATATGCGACCTGGGATGTATGTTGGTCCCACTATTCAAATTTAG
- the LOC103503273 gene encoding protein MIS12 homolog, with the protein MEGSKGESVFNSLNLNPQLFINEALNTVDDLVDDAFDFYQSQASAALKTEGSDRSQDLTLGISQVRALVQLGLDKRLAMWEKYCLNHCFSVPEGFSLPSNDESPGVTSINHDQDVDLDTELDLLRNKLSEVRKENIVLNQELQALERQTASSNSQISHFNEALQLYEQSSVNDMFQEMIKTASELRSKIGKMKKRRTEEAKLAKVEKVHTNGDISHHHNGFSNAKLDDIQEFLSDLKKI; encoded by the exons ATGGAAGGAAGTAAAGGCGAATCGGTATTCAATTCCCTCAATCTCAATCCACAGCTCTTCATTAATGAAGCTCTCAATACTGTCGACGATTTGGTTGATGATGCTTTCGATTTCTATCAATC ACAAGCATCTGCTGCCTTGAAGACCGAGGGCTCCGATAGATCTCAGGATCTTACCCTG GGAATATCGCAAGTCCGAGCGTTGGTCCAATTGGGTCTGGATAAGCGATTGGCCATGTGGGAAAAGTACTGTCTTAATCACTGTTTTTCAGTGCCTGAAGGTTTTTCTTTACCCTCAAAT GATGAATCACCTGGTGTCACTTCAATAAATCATGACCAAGACGTGGATCTGGATACAGAGCTAGATCTTTTGAGAAATAAGCTCTCCGAG GTCAGAAAAGAGAATATTGTATTAAACCAAGAGCTACAAGCTTTGGAAAGGCAAACTGCTTCCAGTAACTCCCAAATCAGTCATTTCAACGAAGCATTACAACTATATGAGCAAAGTTCTGTGAATGACATGTTCCAGG AAATGATCAAAACTGCATCAGAGCTCCGTTCAAAAATAGGAAAGATGAAGAAAAGGAGGACGGAGGAAGCCAAGCTCGCTAAAGTAGAGAAGGTTCATACAAATGGAGACATCTCTCACCATCACAATG GTTTCTCTAATGCTAAGCTGGATGATATTCAAGAATTTTTATCTGATTTGAAgaagatttga